The Pseudomonas moraviensis genome contains the following window.
TGTCGTTGCTGATGCCCCAGGCTTGCAGGCGTTCGATCAGCGCGGAGGGCTCGGGCAACGGATGACGTCCGGTCACGCCCCTCTCGACCTTACCGCTCAGATCACGCTCCAGATCGGCGAAACTCGCCCCGGCAATGTGCCCTTCGGCATAGCTGCGTTGGCCATAGTCCGGATCTTCAAGGGCGAAACGACAATCGAGAATCACCAGCCCCGGCTGCTCTTTGCGAGCGTCCAAAGCTTGTGGGCTGATCAACTGCGCAATCGACATATCGGGCTCCTGTGGCATTCGGCTGAACGGTTTATTTCACGTCTTCAAGGGCCTGCGCCAGCGGCACATAGAACTCGTCGAACAAAGCATTGACCTCATCACGCGCCTGATCGGTGACAAACCCCGCTTCCAGCACCAGTACCTGATACACGCCGCGCTTCACGGCCTGTTCGCTGAGGTGGTTGGAGTTTTCCCGTGTGGTGCACAGAAAGCGTACCCACGAGGTCAGGATGATCCAGGCGTTGAGGGTCAGCGATTCGATCTGTACGCGGTCCATTTTCAGGATGCCGGCGGCGACGAAGCCTTCGTAGATGGCTGCGCCCTGGATCACGCAACGCTGGGAAAAGCGCCGATAACGCGCAGCCAGTTCCGCATCGCTGTCGAGCAGATGCTCGAGGTCGCGATG
Protein-coding sequences here:
- a CDS encoding TetR/AcrR family transcriptional regulator, which produces MAPRIKTSERIVQNSLELFNQQGERSVSTNHIAAHMEISPGNLYYHFPNKQAIIAVLFSEYEALVDSFLRPPQGRPATVEDKRFYLKELLSAMWRYRFLHRDLEHLLDSDAELAARYRRFSQRCVIQGAAIYEGFVAAGILKMDRVQIESLTLNAWIILTSWVRFLCTTRENSNHLSEQAVKRGVYQVLVLEAGFVTDQARDEVNALFDEFYVPLAQALEDVK